Proteins encoded within one genomic window of Aerococcus viridans:
- the thiD gene encoding bifunctional hydroxymethylpyrimidine kinase/phosphomethylpyrimidine kinase: MVNSTPQVVTIAGSDSGGGAGIQADLKTFQARKAFGMSIVVALTAQNTLGVQSALPVPLDFIDAQFASLKADFKIGAVKTGMLFNGAYVENVVKNLKEVDFGPLIVDPVMVAKGGHQLLDQDAVDAIRNKLLPLATLVTPNIPEAEIIADMTIESEADMLAAGLKIQRYGAKNVIVKGGHSKAERARDLVLFENGEQLWLSSPRVNTENTHGTGDTLSAAIAAELAKGTDLKDAIIIGKQFIQGAIADGIDVGHGHGPTNHWADLSEDVVVESE; this comes from the coding sequence ATGGTAAATTCAACACCACAAGTAGTGACAATCGCTGGGTCTGACTCAGGTGGGGGTGCAGGCATTCAAGCCGACTTGAAAACTTTCCAAGCTCGCAAAGCCTTTGGTATGTCGATTGTGGTCGCCTTGACTGCCCAAAACACCCTAGGCGTCCAATCGGCCTTACCGGTACCCTTGGACTTTATCGATGCACAATTTGCCTCATTGAAAGCGGACTTCAAAATCGGCGCTGTCAAAACAGGCATGTTATTTAACGGGGCTTATGTAGAGAATGTGGTTAAAAATCTGAAAGAGGTAGACTTTGGACCTTTAATCGTTGACCCAGTCATGGTGGCTAAGGGTGGTCATCAATTGTTGGACCAAGACGCCGTAGACGCCATTCGAAATAAATTACTCCCTCTTGCGACCTTAGTCACACCAAATATTCCAGAAGCAGAAATCATCGCTGACATGACCATCGAATCAGAAGCGGATATGTTGGCGGCGGGACTGAAGATACAAAGATACGGGGCTAAAAACGTGATTGTCAAAGGGGGCCATTCAAAAGCAGAACGGGCCAGAGACTTAGTTCTCTTTGAAAACGGGGAACAATTATGGCTGTCTAGTCCACGGGTCAATACAGAAAACACCCATGGGACTGGGGATACCTTGTCAGCCGCAATCGCAGCCGAATTGGCTAAAGGAACTGACTTGAAGGACGCCATCATTATCGGTAAGCAATTTATCCAGGGTGCCATCGCAGACGGAATCGACGTCGGCCATGGACACGGACCAACCAACCACTGGGCAGACTTGTCAGAGGATGTAGTCGTTGAAAGTGAATAA
- a CDS encoding ABC transporter substrate-binding protein, whose amino-acid sequence MNLKKFGLTLLSAATLAACGSVTQTANSSSSAGSEDSDAINIGGDFGLTGSASAYGSYINDGATLAFKEINEAGGIDGKEINYVVTDNKSNVQESANEATRLLAEENLSVLLASDIAASTEAAIQPAENAQVPMIIPSATVDDLTLDSQGNVFDYVFQIAFQISNQTEALGRFADEKGWSTAAVLQDNSSDYGQNLASQFEEDYSGDVVIKESFLSGDTDFSSILNNVKAQNPDVLFIAGYYPEGGAIVKQAREMGIDAAILGPNGLGNDEFINLAGAENVTDFYYATIFVTGEYGSDAANEFAERYRAEFDTEPDLFSAGGYDAARLAADAIDRAGSTDPQAIRDALEETQDFEGVTGNISFDEDHSPVMDSFVVGYTEGEISSVEAVTAE is encoded by the coding sequence ATGAATTTGAAGAAATTTGGTTTAACATTATTATCTGCAGCTACTTTAGCTGCTTGTGGTTCAGTTACACAAACAGCTAACAGCTCTTCTTCTGCGGGATCAGAAGATTCTGATGCGATTAACATCGGTGGGGACTTTGGTTTAACTGGATCAGCATCTGCTTACGGTTCTTACATCAATGATGGCGCTACACTTGCTTTTAAGGAAATTAATGAAGCCGGTGGTATTGACGGTAAAGAAATCAATTATGTAGTGACGGATAATAAGTCAAATGTTCAAGAGTCTGCCAATGAAGCTACTCGTCTGTTAGCAGAAGAAAACTTGTCCGTATTACTAGCGTCAGATATCGCAGCGTCAACAGAAGCAGCGATTCAACCAGCTGAAAACGCACAAGTTCCAATGATTATTCCTTCAGCAACCGTTGATGATTTAACATTGGATTCACAAGGAAATGTATTTGACTATGTGTTCCAAATTGCCTTCCAAATTTCTAACCAAACAGAAGCACTAGGTCGTTTTGCGGACGAGAAGGGTTGGAGCACGGCTGCCGTTTTACAAGATAACTCATCGGATTATGGTCAAAACTTAGCTTCTCAATTTGAGGAGGACTACTCAGGTGATGTTGTCATCAAAGAGTCATTCTTATCAGGAGACACTGACTTCAGCTCAATCCTAAACAACGTTAAAGCCCAAAATCCAGACGTATTATTCATCGCTGGTTACTACCCTGAAGGTGGGGCCATCGTGAAACAAGCCCGTGAAATGGGCATCGACGCTGCAATCTTAGGGCCAAACGGATTAGGTAACGATGAATTTATTAACCTAGCTGGCGCAGAAAACGTTACTGACTTCTACTATGCAACCATCTTTGTAACAGGAGAATACGGTTCAGACGCAGCCAACGAATTCGCAGAGAGATACCGTGCAGAATTTGACACAGAGCCAGACTTGTTCTCAGCGGGTGGTTATGACGCAGCCCGCTTAGCAGCTGACGCCATTGACCGTGCCGGTTCAACAGACCCACAAGCCATCCGCGACGCCCTAGAAGAAACCCAAGACTTTGAAGGGGTAACAGGAAACATCTCATTCGATGAAGACCACAGCCCAGTAATGGACTCATTCGTAGTAGGCTACACAGAAGGTGAAATCTCATCAGTAGAAGCCGTAACAGCTGAATAA
- the nagA gene encoding N-acetylglucosamine-6-phosphate deacetylase codes for MIEENKYYIYADRIILADEVVEKAYLEVHDGKFGYATLEKPLKGEVKDYTGYTVAAGLVDTHIHGFHGADVMDDDFEAVQTMSKGLPSTGVTAFLPTTLTSSADLLTSVAGKIGDHYEEAEGAKILGIFFEGPWFTEEHKGAQNPAYMGDPDLGQFEIWQSAAKGLINKIALAPERQTAKAFTETITKEGVRVALAHSSATYEEATAVVDAGANIFIHTYNGMSGLHHRNPGMVGAAMATDDTYAEVICDGKHIHPGATKALVKAKGWDKTVLITDAMSAAGMPDGTYQLGEFPVIVRDGEARLASGNLAGSVLTLIQAVKNVVEWGVVDSEHALRMASQVPAASVGLEDQVGVIAPGRAADFIVVDADINLKETYLNGVSVFQA; via the coding sequence TTGATAGAAGAAAATAAATATTATATCTATGCAGATCGGATTATCTTAGCGGATGAAGTAGTAGAAAAAGCTTATTTAGAGGTTCATGACGGTAAGTTTGGCTATGCAACTTTAGAGAAACCCCTAAAAGGTGAGGTTAAAGATTACACGGGCTATACGGTGGCGGCTGGTTTAGTGGATACCCATATTCATGGTTTTCACGGGGCAGATGTGATGGATGATGATTTTGAGGCGGTTCAGACTATGTCTAAAGGTCTGCCATCAACAGGTGTGACAGCCTTTTTGCCAACAACCTTAACTTCTTCTGCTGACTTATTGACATCAGTTGCTGGTAAAATTGGTGACCACTACGAGGAAGCTGAGGGGGCGAAAATCCTAGGCATCTTCTTTGAAGGACCCTGGTTCACGGAAGAGCACAAGGGGGCACAAAACCCAGCCTACATGGGCGATCCTGACTTGGGTCAATTTGAAATCTGGCAGTCAGCGGCTAAAGGTTTGATCAATAAAATTGCCCTAGCGCCAGAACGGCAAACGGCCAAAGCTTTCACAGAAACTATCACGAAAGAAGGTGTACGAGTAGCCCTAGCACACTCTTCTGCTACCTATGAAGAAGCGACTGCAGTTGTAGATGCGGGTGCTAACATTTTCATCCATACTTATAACGGCATGTCTGGTTTACACCACCGCAATCCTGGAATGGTTGGGGCAGCGATGGCAACGGATGATACCTATGCGGAAGTAATTTGTGACGGGAAACATATCCATCCAGGTGCAACCAAAGCCTTGGTGAAAGCCAAAGGCTGGGACAAAACGGTCTTAATTACAGATGCTATGTCAGCGGCAGGCATGCCGGATGGCACCTACCAATTGGGTGAATTCCCGGTTATTGTCAGAGATGGTGAAGCGCGACTGGCGTCAGGTAATTTAGCCGGGTCAGTTTTGACCTTGATTCAAGCGGTTAAGAATGTGGTTGAATGGGGCGTTGTTGACAGTGAACATGCCCTGCGGATGGCGTCACAAGTGCCAGCAGCCTCTGTTGGTTTAGAAGACCAAGTTGGCGTAATTGCACCTGGCCGTGCGGCAGACTTTATTGTGGTTGATGCTGATATAAACCTAAAAGAAACTTACCTAAACGGTGTTTCTGTATTTCAAGCCTAA
- a CDS encoding M20 metallopeptidase family protein, protein MNQESNHHTLNYQAYASETFEHLHRHPEISFHEYQTRKFIRQELENFGYTDIETDVGGGGVIARLKGDKPGPTIAFRADMDALQIQEETDLPYKSEIDGVMHACGHDAHTTILLTAAQYLIQLKEEIAGTLVFLFQHAEEVKPGGAKSIMASGALDDVDKIFGLHVSGEKAFDGTISYHEGFATANSDTFAIEVHGKGGHAATPHQNVDATLTAAYLIQQLQSIVSRHKNPMDPGVVTIGNFHAGNGVANVMANVASLNGTIRTYNPDLRALAKKDLFSLSEDIAAAHGASVKIDFIDGYPALYNHPTETQTVVDIFKERFGQDMVNEKPASMGGEDFAYYVQKIPGLFYFIPAGARPDGENYPHHHPKFEIDQRCLMLGLETILTIVNHYVIESEVEAYVESRYSEY, encoded by the coding sequence ATGAACCAAGAATCCAATCATCATACTTTGAATTATCAAGCGTATGCCAGTGAAACATTCGAACATTTACACCGTCATCCAGAAATATCTTTTCATGAATACCAGACCAGAAAGTTTATACGCCAAGAACTAGAAAATTTTGGCTATACCGATATTGAAACAGATGTTGGTGGCGGTGGGGTGATCGCCAGACTTAAAGGTGACAAGCCAGGTCCGACTATTGCCTTTCGGGCCGACATGGATGCCTTACAAATTCAAGAAGAAACTGATTTACCCTATAAATCAGAAATTGACGGGGTCATGCATGCTTGTGGTCACGATGCCCACACGACAATTTTGCTGACGGCTGCCCAGTACTTGATTCAATTAAAAGAAGAAATTGCTGGAACATTGGTATTCCTTTTCCAACATGCGGAAGAAGTGAAACCAGGTGGTGCCAAGTCCATTATGGCATCCGGCGCCCTAGACGATGTGGATAAGATCTTCGGCCTTCATGTGTCAGGCGAAAAAGCCTTTGATGGCACCATCTCTTACCACGAAGGGTTTGCGACCGCCAATTCAGATACCTTCGCCATCGAAGTCCACGGGAAAGGTGGTCACGCAGCCACTCCCCACCAAAATGTAGATGCGACTTTAACAGCTGCGTACTTAATCCAGCAATTACAGTCCATTGTCTCCCGCCATAAAAACCCTATGGATCCTGGTGTTGTGACAATTGGGAACTTCCATGCTGGGAACGGGGTGGCCAATGTCATGGCCAACGTTGCTAGCTTAAATGGGACGATTCGGACTTATAATCCTGACTTACGTGCCCTTGCAAAAAAAGATTTATTCTCCCTATCTGAAGATATTGCGGCAGCCCACGGTGCTTCAGTTAAGATAGATTTCATTGATGGCTATCCAGCCCTCTACAACCATCCAACGGAAACGCAAACAGTAGTTGATATCTTTAAAGAAAGATTTGGCCAAGACATGGTCAATGAAAAGCCAGCTAGTATGGGTGGGGAAGATTTCGCCTACTACGTCCAAAAAATCCCGGGACTTTTCTATTTTATTCCAGCGGGTGCCCGTCCTGACGGCGAGAATTACCCCCATCACCATCCAAAATTTGAAATTGACCAAAGATGTCTCATGTTGGGATTAGAAACCATCTTAACTATTGTCAATCATTATGTCATCGAAAGTGAGGTTGAAGCCTATGTTGAAAGCAGATATAGCGAGTACTAG
- a CDS encoding M20 metallopeptidase family protein — protein sequence MLKADIASTSRIESEVSQATAALLAKWLKHAASIESDVVQVRRHLHQNPELSFEEVATANFVYMELLSAKIFDIDRNVGDGYGIVARVHGAKPGPTIALRADMDALPIREETDLPFASENTGVMHACGHDIHTATLLGVAQVIQAHRDEFAGTVVFIFQHAEEKKPGGAKAIVDAGYLAGVDAVFGLHIDPSKEAGTVGYSLGYGSAASDAFEIKIQGRGGHASSPHTAIDSVVIAAETIANLQTLVSRVSNPIEPLVVTVAGVDAGMGAPNIIADTATLVGTVRSSSPEGRATIKDQFIQIAEMTAAMHGGSASVDYEEGYPAIQNTASIVTDLVAAIDYSAVFTEVIENTAATGAMMNGEDFAYYLEDTPGAFFTVGCDFLEKDKQGQASYPLHNSKFVANEACILNAMSLFLVILSQYLKVVPHD from the coding sequence ATGTTGAAAGCAGATATAGCGAGTACTAGTAGAATCGAAAGTGAAGTCAGCCAAGCCACGGCAGCCCTTTTGGCCAAATGGTTAAAACATGCAGCGTCTATTGAATCAGACGTTGTCCAAGTCCGACGCCATTTACACCAAAACCCTGAATTATCTTTTGAGGAGGTAGCAACAGCCAATTTCGTTTATATGGAATTGTTGTCAGCCAAAATCTTTGATATCGACCGGAATGTGGGTGACGGCTACGGAATTGTCGCACGGGTTCATGGGGCTAAACCGGGTCCAACCATTGCCTTAAGGGCAGACATGGACGCCTTACCCATTAGGGAAGAAACAGATTTACCCTTTGCGTCGGAAAATACAGGTGTCATGCATGCTTGCGGCCATGATATTCATACCGCAACACTTTTAGGAGTGGCTCAAGTCATCCAAGCCCACCGCGATGAATTTGCGGGCACGGTCGTCTTCATCTTCCAACACGCTGAAGAGAAGAAACCTGGCGGGGCTAAAGCCATTGTAGATGCTGGTTACTTGGCGGGTGTGGATGCAGTATTTGGTCTCCATATTGACCCTTCAAAAGAGGCCGGCACTGTCGGTTATTCACTGGGTTATGGGTCAGCTGCTTCAGATGCCTTTGAAATCAAAATTCAAGGTCGGGGCGGTCACGCATCATCTCCACATACAGCTATTGATTCGGTGGTGATTGCTGCTGAAACGATCGCTAACCTACAAACTTTAGTATCCCGGGTGTCCAATCCCATTGAACCGTTAGTGGTGACTGTTGCGGGGGTAGACGCTGGTATGGGCGCGCCAAATATTATTGCCGATACAGCGACTCTTGTCGGTACAGTCCGGTCCTCTTCGCCAGAAGGTCGGGCCACAATCAAGGACCAATTCATTCAAATCGCTGAGATGACAGCAGCCATGCATGGTGGATCAGCCAGTGTGGATTATGAAGAGGGTTATCCAGCCATTCAAAACACCGCAAGCATCGTGACTGACTTAGTGGCCGCCATCGACTACTCAGCCGTTTTCACAGAGGTTATCGAAAATACGGCTGCAACAGGCGCTATGATGAACGGTGAAGACTTTGCTTACTACCTTGAAGATACACCAGGGGCCTTCTTCACTGTCGGTTGTGACTTCCTGGAAAAGGACAAGCAAGGTCAAGCTAGCTATCCTTTACATAACAGTAAATTCGTCGCCAATGAAGCTTGTATCCTAAACGCTATGTCGCTATTTCTGGTTATTTTAAGTCAATATTTAAAGGTGGTGCCTCATGATTAA
- a CDS encoding ABC transporter permease: MIKYLSKRLLLIVPVLLIISILAFAMIQMAPGDIADLYQSPDATPEQIEMIRENLGLNDSIVVQYWRWLSNLFTGDLGFSFRTRTAVTGLIGEALLPTLQLMFGTLIVAYIVAIPLGIYAANHKNTWIDHLLTTFSFAGVSMPNFFLGMLLIYFFSVELGWLPIGGMENLSGDMTFWQALSYYVLPTLVLGASYCANMTRYVRSTVIGINEQNYMRTAVAKGLKEEEMIKRHTLPNALVPILTVIGSDIPRLIGGAVVTEQVFRWPGIGSLMMASINARDYPVIMTITLISAFAVLACNLLVDVSYAYVDPRIRYE; this comes from the coding sequence ATGATTAAATACCTCAGCAAACGATTACTACTAATTGTGCCAGTCTTGTTGATTATCTCCATTTTAGCCTTCGCCATGATTCAAATGGCGCCAGGTGACATTGCCGATTTATACCAATCACCGGATGCCACCCCTGAACAAATAGAAATGATTCGGGAAAACTTAGGGTTAAACGATTCAATTGTGGTCCAATATTGGCGGTGGTTAAGCAACCTATTTACAGGCGACTTAGGTTTCTCATTTAGAACGAGAACAGCCGTTACAGGTTTAATCGGTGAAGCGCTCTTACCAACTTTACAGTTGATGTTTGGGACCTTGATTGTTGCCTATATTGTGGCTATTCCATTAGGGATTTATGCAGCTAACCATAAAAATACCTGGATTGACCACTTATTGACGACTTTTTCTTTTGCCGGTGTGTCTATGCCTAATTTCTTCTTAGGGATGCTATTGATTTATTTCTTTTCTGTGGAATTAGGTTGGTTACCCATTGGTGGGATGGAAAACTTGTCCGGAGATATGACTTTCTGGCAGGCTCTTTCTTACTATGTATTACCTACTTTAGTATTGGGAGCGTCGTATTGTGCCAACATGACCCGGTATGTCCGGTCAACCGTTATTGGGATTAACGAACAAAACTATATGCGGACAGCAGTTGCTAAAGGGCTAAAAGAAGAGGAAATGATCAAGCGTCATACCTTGCCAAATGCCCTAGTGCCGATTTTAACCGTTATTGGGTCTGATATTCCCCGTTTAATCGGTGGGGCAGTCGTAACGGAACAAGTATTCCGCTGGCCAGGGATTGGGTCATTGATGATGGCGTCTATTAATGCACGGGACTATCCAGTCATTATGACTATTACCTTGATATCAGCCTTTGCCGTATTAGCATGTAACTTATTAGTAGATGTATCCTACGCTTACGTCGATCCACGTATTCGTTACGAATAA
- a CDS encoding ABC transporter permease: protein MAEDHLFKATYASPKDFMDQHMLAHETQKTDTSIKQTGYWTIIWQRFARNKAAVFGLICFTILLGATMFAGVIAPFNPDEIVGGFLEAPTATHWLGTDEIGRDVFSRLLYGGQVSMFVGIVSVLIYATIGTSLGLLAGFLGGVWDFLIMRLTEVIMSFPYFLVVLVAVGILGPSIWNVTIVIGLFGWAPLCRIVRAEVMKLKGADYIQAAVASGYSTSNIVFKQIVPNILSPILVNMTFGISTSIITEASLSFLGVGVVPPTASWGNLLTAAQSLSVLTMQSWRWIPVGLAVFLAVLSINFIGEGLRSAVEGEI from the coding sequence ATGGCTGAAGACCACTTATTTAAAGCGACTTATGCGAGTCCAAAAGATTTTATGGATCAACATATGCTTGCTCATGAGACACAAAAAACAGATACAAGCATCAAGCAAACTGGCTACTGGACTATTATTTGGCAAAGGTTTGCCCGCAACAAGGCGGCTGTATTTGGTCTAATTTGTTTTACCATTTTATTAGGCGCAACAATGTTTGCAGGGGTAATCGCCCCCTTTAATCCAGATGAAATTGTAGGTGGGTTTCTAGAAGCACCAACTGCTACTCACTGGCTAGGAACAGATGAAATTGGCCGAGATGTATTCTCTCGTTTACTTTATGGTGGCCAAGTCTCTATGTTTGTTGGGATTGTGTCGGTGCTGATTTATGCAACTATTGGGACTAGCTTAGGTTTATTAGCTGGATTTCTAGGCGGTGTTTGGGACTTTTTAATTATGCGTTTAACTGAAGTGATTATGTCCTTCCCTTATTTCTTAGTAGTCCTAGTTGCAGTTGGAATCCTTGGACCATCTATTTGGAACGTGACGATCGTGATCGGTTTATTTGGTTGGGCACCGCTTTGTCGAATAGTCCGGGCAGAAGTGATGAAACTAAAAGGTGCTGATTATATTCAAGCAGCCGTTGCTTCCGGTTATTCAACAAGCAACATTGTCTTTAAGCAAATCGTTCCAAATATTTTGTCACCAATTTTAGTCAATATGACTTTTGGGATTTCAACTTCTATTATCACAGAAGCTTCGCTTTCCTTCCTAGGTGTAGGGGTTGTACCACCTACTGCCTCATGGGGGAATTTGTTGACTGCAGCTCAGTCCCTATCGGTATTAACCATGCAATCTTGGCGGTGGATACCAGTTGGATTGGCCGTATTCTTAGCCGTTTTATCCATCAACTTTATTGGTGAAGGCTTACGTAGCGCAGTTGAAGGTGAGATATAA
- a CDS encoding ABC transporter substrate-binding protein: MKIKRLSLVIATATALLLAACGTANDSSVGLTTEVQAQETSATDNTLDIGTTNTISGFNVFNTTDVAGQWIQRFMYPSLLDQPEAGVFEPNVASMTTEDNLVYTITIKDDVVWSDGTPFTADDVAYNFNVIANPNVETSNSANLKSIEGLDDAGKLAEGTETISGVQVIDDKTLTITLKTPTDPAYVYENIGFKIMIAPKHVVEKEDIYNLGSSEFATNPTVFAGPYKFVKYESGSYVKMVANESYHKGKPTIENAIVHIMDSTGMVIALQAGELDMTAGGGIALIPISDIKFLEQNEDIYVESNYGTSVQFMYINNEKFDNVTFRQALLAAIDRDRMADGLLQGEGEVIPTTYTSISAYKDPDLDPVAYDPDRAKELLAESGFDTSQTIKLAVPTGNVTRMNAANLIEQDLEAIGLDVVQTSADFTTHAANVTAGDYDLAMMGLALNVDPDQGSYWSSSGSNQVNINDPELDQLINKGASQTNFEDRYETYKAIQARFQEQAYLVPLYSDYQFTIQTTDLNGGIQPFWFGSLTDIQEWTFN, from the coding sequence ATGAAAATAAAACGATTATCACTAGTTATCGCAACAGCGACCGCCTTATTACTTGCGGCCTGCGGGACAGCCAATGATAGTTCAGTGGGTCTAACGACTGAAGTCCAAGCCCAAGAAACAAGCGCTACCGACAATACCCTTGATATTGGGACAACTAACACCATTTCCGGGTTTAACGTTTTTAACACCACAGACGTTGCCGGCCAATGGATTCAACGGTTCATGTACCCATCGTTACTAGACCAACCTGAAGCAGGCGTGTTTGAACCCAATGTCGCTTCAATGACCACAGAAGACAATTTAGTTTATACCATCACCATAAAAGATGACGTTGTTTGGTCAGACGGGACACCTTTTACAGCGGATGATGTGGCTTATAATTTCAATGTCATCGCCAATCCAAATGTTGAAACCTCTAACTCAGCCAATCTGAAGTCTATCGAAGGGTTGGATGATGCTGGTAAATTAGCGGAAGGGACTGAAACCATTTCCGGTGTTCAAGTCATTGATGACAAGACCTTAACCATTACCTTGAAAACACCCACTGACCCAGCTTACGTTTATGAAAACATTGGCTTTAAGATTATGATTGCCCCTAAGCATGTTGTAGAAAAAGAAGATATCTATAACCTGGGTTCTTCTGAATTTGCCACAAATCCGACTGTTTTTGCTGGTCCTTATAAATTCGTGAAATATGAGTCAGGATCTTACGTCAAGATGGTGGCCAATGAAAGCTACCACAAAGGCAAGCCAACTATTGAAAATGCCATCGTTCATATTATGGATTCAACCGGTATGGTGATTGCCCTTCAAGCAGGTGAATTAGACATGACTGCTGGTGGTGGGATTGCTTTGATTCCAATTTCAGATATCAAATTCCTTGAACAGAATGAGGACATCTATGTCGAATCTAACTACGGGACTTCAGTTCAGTTTATGTATATCAACAATGAAAAATTCGATAACGTCACTTTCAGACAGGCGCTTTTAGCAGCCATTGACCGTGACCGGATGGCAGACGGCTTATTGCAAGGGGAAGGGGAAGTTATTCCAACTACCTATACCTCAATTTCAGCCTATAAAGACCCGGACTTAGACCCAGTGGCCTATGACCCAGATCGTGCTAAAGAATTGCTAGCAGAATCAGGGTTTGATACTAGTCAGACCATTAAATTGGCCGTTCCAACAGGAAATGTTACCCGGATGAATGCCGCCAACTTGATTGAGCAAGACTTAGAAGCCATTGGACTAGATGTTGTCCAAACATCAGCCGACTTTACCACCCACGCGGCCAATGTGACAGCAGGCGACTACGACCTAGCTATGATGGGGTTAGCCTTAAACGTTGACCCAGACCAAGGCTCTTACTGGTCATCATCAGGGTCAAATCAAGTCAACATCAACGACCCAGAGCTTGATCAATTAATCAACAAAGGGGCATCACAAACCAACTTTGAAGACCGTTACGAAACCTACAAGGCCATCCAAGCCCGTTTCCAAGAACAAGCTTACCTAGTGCCACTGTATTCTGATTACCAATTCACCATTCAAACCACCGACCTGAATGGTGGTATCCAGCCATTCTGGTTTGGATCCCTAACAGATATTCAAGAATGGACCTTCAACTAG
- a CDS encoding ABC transporter ATP-binding protein gives MRNDKILEVKNLKISFKTLNGVLPAIRDVSFSLKKGETLAIVGESGSGKSVSTKAITGLLGKNVTNIEGGEILFKGQDLLKAGKSDLTKIRGSEIAMIFQDPMTSLNPVMTVGMQIAEAVMAHTKVDKKMAMRRAIDLMDKVEIKDPETKAYHYPHQFSGGMRQRIMIAMALACKPKILIADEPTTALDVSVQARIIELINQLKDEFDTSVIFITHDLGVVANVADRVAVMYAGRVVETGTTNEIFYHPQHPYTWGLLEATPTLSTEDDNLYTIPGNPPNMAKLAAGDPFAPRNPYALDIDFVKDPPMFKVSETHQAATWLLDERAPEVTLPVGIQARYVVYQSILDRAEAEKTLDDQVDISSAYGLAAFENADPTSGPYLYEALAETVPTYES, from the coding sequence ATGCGCAACGACAAGATACTCGAAGTTAAAAACCTCAAAATTTCCTTTAAAACCCTAAACGGTGTTCTACCAGCTATCCGCGACGTATCCTTCTCCTTAAAAAAAGGGGAGACACTGGCGATTGTTGGCGAGTCTGGATCAGGGAAGTCTGTATCCACCAAAGCGATTACCGGTTTGCTGGGTAAGAACGTGACCAATATTGAAGGTGGCGAAATCCTTTTTAAAGGCCAAGACCTTTTAAAAGCTGGTAAGTCCGACCTAACCAAGATTAGAGGGTCTGAAATTGCCATGATTTTCCAAGACCCAATGACCTCACTTAACCCAGTAATGACAGTGGGCATGCAAATTGCCGAAGCCGTGATGGCCCATACCAAAGTCGATAAGAAGATGGCCATGCGCCGAGCCATCGACCTCATGGATAAGGTGGAAATTAAAGACCCAGAAACAAAGGCCTACCACTATCCCCACCAATTTTCAGGTGGGATGCGCCAACGGATCATGATTGCCATGGCCCTTGCTTGTAAACCAAAAATCTTAATCGCGGATGAACCAACGACAGCACTAGATGTGTCTGTTCAAGCCCGCATTATTGAATTGATCAACCAATTAAAAGATGAATTCGACACCTCAGTTATCTTTATTACCCATGATTTGGGCGTCGTGGCCAATGTGGCCGACCGAGTAGCTGTCATGTATGCAGGCCGAGTTGTTGAAACAGGGACTACTAATGAAATTTTCTACCACCCACAACATCCTTATACATGGGGCTTACTTGAAGCGACCCCAACCTTGTCGACAGAAGATGATAACTTGTATACCATTCCAGGTAACCCACCCAATATGGCCAAGCTGGCAGCGGGGGACCCTTTTGCCCCACGGAATCCTTATGCATTAGATATTGATTTTGTAAAAGATCCACCTATGTTCAAGGTCTCAGAAACCCATCAGGCAGCAACCTGGTTACTAGATGAACGAGCACCAGAAGTGACTTTACCAGTAGGTATTCAAGCGCGTTATGTGGTCTACCAAAGTATTTTAGACCGGGCTGAGGCTGAAAAAACGCTAGATGACCAAGTAGATATTAGTTCAGCTTACGGACTTGCAGCCTTTGAAAATGCCGACCCAACAAGCGGGCCCTATCTATATGAAGCATTAGCCGAAACTGTACCAACTTATGAAAGTTAG